In Aphelocoma coerulescens isolate FSJ_1873_10779 chromosome 3, UR_Acoe_1.0, whole genome shotgun sequence, a single window of DNA contains:
- the KCNS3 gene encoding potassium voltage-gated channel subfamily S member 3: protein MVYGEFFRRPGKDAELINLNVGGFKQSVDQSTLLRFPHTRLGKLLKCHSEEAILELCDDYSVADKEYYFDRNPSLFRYVLNFYYTGKLHVMEELCVFSFCQEIEYWGINELFIDSCCSNRYQERKEEGPVKDWEQKSNDSMDSSNEESSIFDKELEKFDNLCFGEIRKKIWVRMENPAYCLSAKLIAVSSLSVVLASIVAMCIHSMPEFQRLDANDREIGDPVLEAVEITCIIWFTAELVIRLLTAPSQKKFWKKPLNIIDFVSIIPFYATLAVDTKEEESEDIENMGKVVQILRLMRIFRILKLARHSVGLRSLGATLRHSYQEVGLLLLFLSVGISIFSVLVYSVEKDDDSSELQSIPICWWWATISMTTVGYGDTYPVTLAGKLLGTLCIICGILVVALPITIIFNKFSKYYQKQKAIDRDQCNNDRKEKSNDLPYFNIRDIYAKKMHSFISSLSSVGIVVSDQDSTDASSIQDMEDVYNMVSLENGTGK, encoded by the coding sequence ATGGTTTATGGTGAATTTTTCCGCAGACCTGGCAAAGACGCAGAGCTTATAAATTTGAATGTGGGTGGCTTTAAGCAGTCAGTGGATCAAAGCACCTTGCTCCGATTTCCCCATACCAGACTGGGAAAACTTCTCAAATGCCATTCAGAAGAGGCTATTCTAGAACTGTGTGATGATTATAGTGTGGCAGACAAGGAATATTACTTTGACAGGAATCCTTCCTTGTTCCGATATGTTCTGAATTTTTATTATACGGGCAAACTTCACGTTATGGAAGAACTTTgtgtcttttccttctgccaggaAATAGAGTACTGGGGGATAAATGAGCTGTTTATTGATTCCTGCTGCAGCAATCGGTACCAAGAACGGAAAGAGGAAGGTCCTGTTAAAGACTGGGAGCAGAAGAGCAATGACAGTATGGACTCCTCCAATGAAGAGTCATCCATATTTGATAAAGAGCTAGAAAAGTTTGACAATCTGTGTTTTGGTGAAATAAGAAAGAAGATCTGGGTCAGAATGGAAAATCCTGCATACTGCTTGTCTGCCAAGTTAATTGCCGTGTCATCCCTGAGTGTTGTTCTGGCATCAATTGTGGCCATGTGTATTCACAGCATGCCAGAATTTCAAAGGCTGGATGCCAATGACAGGGAGATTGGAGACCCTGTGCTGGAAGCTGTGGAGATTACGTGCATCATCTGGTTTACTGCTGAGCTAGTGATCAGGCTCTTGACCGCTCCAAGTCAAAAGAAGTTCTGGAAGAAACCACTGAACATCATTGATTTTGTCTCTATTATCCCATTTTATGCCACACTGGCTGTGGACaccaaggaagaagaaagtgaaGATATTGAGAACATGGGGAAAGTGGTTCAGATCCTGCGGTTAATGAGGATATTTCGCATCCTGAAACTGGCCAGGCACTCTGTAGGGCTGCGGTCTTTGGGCGCTACGTTGAGACACAGCTATCAAGAAGTTGgacttctgcttttgtttttgtcAGTTGGGATTTCTATTTTTTCAGTGCTTGTCTACTCAGTGGAGAAGGATGATGACTCGTCAGAACTGCAGAGCATCCCTATTTGCTGGTGGTGGGCAACCATCAGCATGACCACTGTTGGTTATGGGGACACTTACCCAGTCACACTTGCTGGAAAGCTGCTTGGCACCCTCTGCATTATCTGTGGGATACTGGTGGTAGCACTTCCAATCACCATTATTTTCAATAAGTTTTCTAAGTACTACCAAAAGCAAAAAGCTATTGATAGAGACCAGTGCAACAATGATCgcaaagagaaaagcaatgACCTACCCTATTTTAACATTAGGGATATTTATGCAAAAAAGATGCACTCCTTCATTTCTAGCCTTTCTTCAGTAGGAATTGTAGTCAGCGACCAAGATTCAACAGATGCCTCCAGTATCCAAGATATGGAGGATGTTTATAACATGGTATCTTTAGAGAATGGTACTGGAAAATGA